In Solanum pennellii chromosome 3, SPENNV200, a single window of DNA contains:
- the LOC107012730 gene encoding translocon-associated protein subunit beta-like: MATAPFLIFTIFALFGVSSLTEAAETSFVVAHKKASLLKLKSGTERVSVSIDVYNHGSVAIYDVNLTDDSWSTEIFDFVAGNTSNSWEKLDAGSHVSHTFELESKVQTAYYSAPAFITYRIPTKSKLQLAYSTPVPALETLEEKAVAYKLDLAKKLLAKYGSHFSLVLIVYLFVRIISSPSSKSSSGNEKKRH, translated from the exons ATGGCGACAGCACCATTCTTAATCTTCACCATTTTTGCTCTTTTTGGAGTTTCCTCTTTAACAGAGGCAGCAGAAACTTCGTTTGTGGTGGCTCACAAGAAGGCTTCACTCCTAAAACTCAAATCCGGCACCGAACGGGTCTCCGTTTCCATTGACGTCTATAATCATGGATCTGT TGCTATATATGATGTAAATCTTACTGATGATAGCTGGTCCACAGAAATATTTGATTTCGTGGCTGGAAACACGTCCAATTCATGGGAAAAACTTGATGC TGGCTCTCATGTTTCACACACTTTTGAGTTGGAATCCAAAGTGCAAACAGCTTACTACAGTGCACCTGCATTCATAACTTATCGTATTCCTACAAAATCAAAACTACAG CTAGCATATTCCACCCCTGTTCCTGCACTAGAAACCTTAGAAGAAAAAGCTGTTGCCTACAAATTAGATTTG GCAAAG AAGTTGCTTGCAAAGTATGGATCCCATTTTTCTTTAGTTCTCATCGTCTATTTGTTCGTGCGAATTATATCTAGTCCATCATCTAAATCAAGTTCtggaaatgaaaagaaaaggcaTTGA
- the LOC107015296 gene encoding uncharacterized protein LOC107015296, translated as MSEHQSPDDGGEMAAHDNVGSKRYRRPSVRLGDIGGEHSSFDQRKFKSLWKDSSNSNRHRTNLSSNQTLTLVDTNPNESSNSRKKWSNVDEEDVGDANLDDVTIGSWKIKNLKSKKGLVTKKMRSGWTPKVNDSENDKMLSTDVEDLENNEHSPVHSHDNNKTNDNVNMSTIDIDRRIDNVNSRKRAIRVSEDVPTDTKAPDWKRNGIKVWLNQLGLGQYASLFEIHEVDDEVLPMLTLEDLKDMGITAVGSRRKMYCSIQNLNKGFS; from the coding sequence ATGTCCGAGCATCAATCACCGGACGACGGCGGAGAAATGGCGGCACATGACAACGTCGGCTCCAAGCGTTATCGTCGACCCAGCGTAAGGTTAGGCGACATTGGTGGTGAACATTCTTCGTTCGACCAACGGAAATTCAAGTCTCTCTGGAAGGATTCATCCAACAGTAATCGCCATCGTACAAACTTATCAAGTAATCAAACTCTTACTCTTGTTGATACTAACCCTAATGAAAGTAGCAATTCTAGGAAAAAATggagtaatgttgatgaagaggATGTTGGGGATGCGAATTTGGATGATGTTACGATTGGTAGTTGGAAGATTAAGAATTTGAAATCTAAGAAGGGGCTAGTGACTAAGAAGATGAGGTCGGGTTGGACTCCTAAAGTTAATGATAGTGAAAATGACAAAATGCTCAGCACTGATGTCGAAGATTTGGAGAATAATGAACACAGCCCAGTTCATTCCCATGACAATAACAAAACTAATGATAATGTAAACATGAGTACTATTGACATTGATAGGAGAATTGATAATGTGAATAGTAGGAAGAGGGCAATTAGGGTTTCTGAGGATGTCCCAACTGATACAAAGGCCCCAGATTGGAAGAGGAATGGGATTAAGGTATGGCTGAACCAGTTGGGACTTGGTCAGTATGCCTCTCTGTTTGAGATTCATGAGGTTGATGATGAGGTTTTACCAATGCTAACATTGGAGGATCTAAAGGATATGGGAATCACTGCAGTCGGATCGCGAAGGAAAATGTATTGCTCAATTCAGAACCTCAATAAAGGTTTCTCATGA
- the LOC107015295 gene encoding sialyltransferase-like protein 2 isoform X1 yields the protein MNLLKFLLAACLASGLAAILIYITGVDTLHGSYHLSDEDLEALHSLQSGFQKCVSANGLGLQAASGRDYCEVTMKFPGETVPKWKDPKTGELEGLSYELNLCEAVATWEQVRNSTTVLTKEYIDALPNGWEDYAWRRINKGVLLNQCENRTLCMEKLSLVLPERPPLFPRQYSRCAVIGNSGDLLKTKFGDEIDSYEAVFRENGAPIQNYTEFVGTKSTFRLLNRGSAKALDKVAELYERGKEVLIVKTTIHDIMNKMIREVPILNKVYLMLGASFGSAAKGTGLKALEFALSICDTVDMYGFTVDPGYKEWTRYFSEARQGHTPLQGRAYYQMMECLGLIKIHSPMRADPDRVVKWLPSRSTITAARIASEKLLRRVGAGSTNLLATCSIIKKQQKGNDVDMSNLRKAAVEHQKYVKGTTMYPLEHNPGHGQLCTVPNKLIVRKLN from the exons ATGAATCTATTGAAGTTTTTACTTGCAGCTTGTTTGGCTTCTGGACTCGCAGCTATTCTCATCTACATCACTGGCGTCGACACTCTAC ATGGATCATATCATTTATCTGATGAGGATTTGGAGGCGTTACATTCTCTACAGTCTGGTTTCCAGAAGTGCGTG AGTGCAAATGGATTAGGTTTACAAGCTGCAAGTGGCAGGGACTATTGTGAGGTTACAATGAAGTTTCCTGGTGAAACAGTACCAAAGTGG AAAGATCCAAAAACTGGAGAACTTGAGGGCTTGTCATATGAACTGAACTTATGTGAAGCTGTGGCTACTTGGGAACAG GTGAGGAACAGTACCACAGTACTCACAAAGGAGTACATTGATGCCCTACCAAATGGATGGGAGGACTATGCATGGAGAAGGATTAATAAGGGGGTACTTCT GAACCAATGTGAAAATAGAACTCTTTGCATGGAGAAGCtctctctagtacttccagaaAGACCACCATTATTTCCAAGGCAGTATAGTCGATGTGCTGTTATAGGCAACTCAGGAGATcttcttaaaacaaaatttggtGATGAGATTGATAGCTATGAAGCTGTTTTCAGGGAAAATGGAGCACCGATACAG AACTACACAGAATTTGTGGGCACGAAAAGTACATTTCGCCTTCTTAATAGGGGTTCTGCTAAAGCTCTTGACAAAGTAGCAGAGTTGTATG AAAGAGGAAAGGAGGTGTTGATAGTCAAAACAACTATACATGATATCATGAACAAGATGATTCGG GAAGTTCCCATTCTCAACAAAGTGTATCTCATGTTGGGTGCATCCTTTGGTTCAGCAGCAAAAGGAACTGGACTGAAGGCTCTAGAATTTGCCCTCTCCATCTGTGACACTGTCGACATGTATGGTTTTACAGTTGATCCAGGCTATAAAGAATG GACCAGGTATTTTTCAGAGGCTCGGCAAGGTCATACACCTCTGCAAGGAAGGGCATATTATCAAATGATGGAATGCCTAGGG ctTATTAAAATCCATTCTCCAATGCGAGCCGATCCAGATCGTGTTGTGAAGTGGTTACCCAGCCGCAGCACAATCACTGCTGCCCGAATTGCATCAGAGAAGTTGCTCAG GAGGGTTGGAGCTGGATCGACCAATCTTTTGGCTACATGTTCCATAATCAAGAAGCAACAGAAAGGAAATGATGTTGACATGTCAAACCTTAGAAAAGCAGCTGTTGAACATCAGAAATATGTAAAAGGCACTACAATGTATCCTTTGGAGCACAATCCAGGACATGGCCAACTCTGCACAGTTCCCAACAAGTTGATAGTCAGAAAACTGAACTAA
- the LOC107015295 gene encoding sialyltransferase-like protein 2 isoform X2, with the protein MKFPGETVPKWKDPKTGELEGLSYELNLCEAVATWEQVRNSTTVLTKEYIDALPNGWEDYAWRRINKGVLLNQCENRTLCMEKLSLVLPERPPLFPRQYSRCAVIGNSGDLLKTKFGDEIDSYEAVFRENGAPIQNYTEFVGTKSTFRLLNRGSAKALDKVAELYERGKEVLIVKTTIHDIMNKMIREVPILNKVYLMLGASFGSAAKGTGLKALEFALSICDTVDMYGFTVDPGYKEWTRYFSEARQGHTPLQGRAYYQMMECLGLIKIHSPMRADPDRVVKWLPSRSTITAARIASEKLLRRVGAGSTNLLATCSIIKKQQKGNDVDMSNLRKAAVEHQKYVKGTTMYPLEHNPGHGQLCTVPNKLIVRKLN; encoded by the exons ATGAAGTTTCCTGGTGAAACAGTACCAAAGTGG AAAGATCCAAAAACTGGAGAACTTGAGGGCTTGTCATATGAACTGAACTTATGTGAAGCTGTGGCTACTTGGGAACAG GTGAGGAACAGTACCACAGTACTCACAAAGGAGTACATTGATGCCCTACCAAATGGATGGGAGGACTATGCATGGAGAAGGATTAATAAGGGGGTACTTCT GAACCAATGTGAAAATAGAACTCTTTGCATGGAGAAGCtctctctagtacttccagaaAGACCACCATTATTTCCAAGGCAGTATAGTCGATGTGCTGTTATAGGCAACTCAGGAGATcttcttaaaacaaaatttggtGATGAGATTGATAGCTATGAAGCTGTTTTCAGGGAAAATGGAGCACCGATACAG AACTACACAGAATTTGTGGGCACGAAAAGTACATTTCGCCTTCTTAATAGGGGTTCTGCTAAAGCTCTTGACAAAGTAGCAGAGTTGTATG AAAGAGGAAAGGAGGTGTTGATAGTCAAAACAACTATACATGATATCATGAACAAGATGATTCGG GAAGTTCCCATTCTCAACAAAGTGTATCTCATGTTGGGTGCATCCTTTGGTTCAGCAGCAAAAGGAACTGGACTGAAGGCTCTAGAATTTGCCCTCTCCATCTGTGACACTGTCGACATGTATGGTTTTACAGTTGATCCAGGCTATAAAGAATG GACCAGGTATTTTTCAGAGGCTCGGCAAGGTCATACACCTCTGCAAGGAAGGGCATATTATCAAATGATGGAATGCCTAGGG ctTATTAAAATCCATTCTCCAATGCGAGCCGATCCAGATCGTGTTGTGAAGTGGTTACCCAGCCGCAGCACAATCACTGCTGCCCGAATTGCATCAGAGAAGTTGCTCAG GAGGGTTGGAGCTGGATCGACCAATCTTTTGGCTACATGTTCCATAATCAAGAAGCAACAGAAAGGAAATGATGTTGACATGTCAAACCTTAGAAAAGCAGCTGTTGAACATCAGAAATATGTAAAAGGCACTACAATGTATCCTTTGGAGCACAATCCAGGACATGGCCAACTCTGCACAGTTCCCAACAAGTTGATAGTCAGAAAACTGAACTAA